AAGGTTaatttaaaatgtctcattatGTTATCAGTAATGAAACTTACAAATGTCTTCTCTATACTAGTATATAAATACATTGAAAATTGTCATTAATAGTTGTTTATAATGAATTTTGAAATGTCTTCATATGAGTTTTACAATGACATTTTTTATGTACATGATTTAATGTTCTATTGTGACATAAACAATGTCATATTTTACGAAATGTCAtcgattttcaatattttcatgatataaTATTCAAGAATATAGCAAATTAACATAAATacaaatacaaaattttaaaatagaaacTAAATTGCTAATCAATAATTGTCATTAATTTTGCAATAATTAGTGTATAAGAATGACAAATTTGTTACCTCAAAAAACATCTATACCCCAACAAATGTACCAAATGTATTTAGTTTAAGAACTAGCAAACAATTAAATCTTGTAAAGCAAAACATAAGCAAACTTGTGACGTATCTTCATTCTTCACCCATCTCATCTTAATCAAAATCCAATATTCTTGTCacctacaataaaaaaattcatatatttgtatgaatgaaataaaattaaaaaagcacaaaataaaaagattaaagtTTAATTCAAACTAGAGAATATCTTACCAAATGATAAAttggaaaattattatttaccCAAATGCAATAAGGAGGCTCAACCTTGATTTCAACAACTCCTACTCAGAAGAACATTGGCACATCAACAGCGAACACAAGATTTCTATCTAATGTGCATTAAATTGCTTAATAGCAATGACTCCacaaattgaataaaaataagaaagtaGAATCCAATCGAAGCAAATTGCAGTAGAGTGGACTAGCTATAAGTCTTGAACTTGTTGATATGAAACAAAAGTCTCAACATTTCACTGACGTACAGACTGGGCATTATTCATATCACCAGAAGCACAGAAATAAAGTAGCCAAGCACAAGTTACTAGTTTGATataatgatttttatcattCATTTTAGAAGTCCTGGAGTCCTATAAGAGACACGTTCTTtgcatatataatataaaactcAGGTCTATAATTATTACAGTTTCTGTATAGAGCTCCAAGGATGCTCTGGCAAACTTGAAGTACGATTCGCCAGTCAAGGGTTATATTAGCACAACATACCCAAAAAAAACCTCAGCTCTAGCTCAAATCATCACAAATTTTTTGGACAGCAAGACACTAACTTTGTACTTTATTATTTCCTTCTTACGCTGTTGTTCCTTCTTAAGAAGCAAGCTTACAGCAAGCATGTTCCTGTTCATGCCTGTATGTGAAAAACATGAGAATGAGGAGAGCATCAACAAAGGATTTCAAGAGCTGAAAAAAAACTTGTACATGCTGTCTAAATTAActatattaaaaatagttttactGTCTAAACTGACTTTCATCAGCCTTCCTCTTCAAACACACAACTTAATGTTTAACGTAAATAACGAGAAAAACGTTGATTGACATATCATGACCATTAAGATCAGTGCCAGTAGTAGCTTCAACAATATGTGGCATTTGAATCTTCTCGTGAAGAGCACTATTTGCACCATCAGCCTTAATGATGGAATCGACTTTTTCATTACTTAACAGTGCATCCACAAAACCAGCCCTTTGATGTTCCTGGCTGTAGTTTTCTTTTCCCCACATTTCTCCTGAAAATTTTAAGGTggatgatttaaaaaaatcatcaaaGATAGTCCTTAGAAAAAGGTGACAGCGGGATTACTTTAAACGAGGCATAAGTTTCAACCAAGACATATTCATTGTTGTCATTTGTCAATTCAAAGCAAAAATCAGATGCTGAAGTAAATTAGTAACAGAAAGACCCTTGTGAGACCTCGTTaaattgattaaatttttttaagaaaataagcCAAGTCTTCTGCTTCGTCCCATATTTCTAAGGCTCATCTTCATAACAGAAGTTGTTAAGTTTTATGGTATTTTCTCAATTACTGTGCATATATTTCTTTCTCGGAGAAGACATGAGATAGAATTCAGGAGAATATTTTCATTCTGCATATCATTTTTTGTTACCTAAATGAGGAAGTAGGAAAACCTGGTTATAACCACAAAACAATTGAAGTGGCCATAGATTTCGGATTTTGAAGAAAACCAAAGGGATTATCCAGATATTAAGTTGGTAGCAAGAAAAGAGATACAGAAAAATCATCTTCTTCGATGTGAGGCAAAGGCAGCTGTGTGACATATCCAAGAATTCCTATACATGTGAACATGAAGAGGGTTGAAATTGTGGCTCTCGTTCGCCCTTCAATCAGCCACGTCCATAGTATGTAACCCGTTTGCATCCCCACAAAAACCTGCTCTGTAGTTCTTAATTATTGATCACAAAAATATGTGTGTCACGACAAGCTGAAACACCAATTAGTCAacaagagaaaatattttatcaagTCAATCACTATGAAAATTCTTATCTTCAATTAATTAATGTCACAGCTCATACCATGTGAATTAGTAACAAACACGCAGAAACAAACTTGAACGGGTCTCAACATCAAATCTCAAGTTAAATACACAGTGAAGTAAAACACCAAAACATCTTTTTCTTTGACAAAAGAGCTTGGCATGTGCATTTCataaataaggataaagaaacACTCATCGATTAACCGATTTATAGTTATTACTTTGGGACCATTTTTGTTATATGAGAATATGTAaaataaaacttattatttgaaaccacacatgtttgccactattttgacattctcacagctttctaaaatttctttaaaaaaatcaaaaattttaatttcaataatatcaatattaattgTCTGGCTCCGAAGTTGTTGGACATAAAGAAAGTATACAACATGAACATTAATGTCCCGTATTGAGTCGAACTAAAAGGGTATTAAGAGCCGGGTAGACGGAGAGCATCCGGTTGAGGCTCATCGTGGCGGCGAATCCCAAATCGTACGGTGCCACCATTGAGGGGACCATGTGGAGTGTGTAGTCCACAAACATGAAGAACAACATAGAGGCGTCGAATGCGCACGACACTAACAACCAATACAACACAAACAACCAAGAATCGAATTCAAATCTCACCTGAATCGGCAAATTAATCTCGCACAGACAACTTCGATTTCTTCTCGATTCCGTACAGAAAAAGGTGTATGGGCTAGGGAAGAACTTCCTCAACTCTACGCTTCTTGTCCGGTGCTCTAGCGGCGCTCGCCGAAAAACGTCGTGGTGAGGGAGAGAGCAACGGGAGTAGGGTTGGGGACGTTCTTTCTTTCACGGGCTCCTTTCCTTTTTTTaccttttaattaattttttttaagttttttaatgaagaaatatttgggttggataaatattggaggaggaaaaataattgtttcactccatataaaaaatgacatcaattaaaaatgtcaggataactaatctaatatgttttttttattttacatattattaattttttacaagtgtcattattaagtatttgtaaaaaaatttaattaaaagtgtctacaaaaaagtgtcacaatggccatttattgttgtagtggCTACAACTAAGTTGTATGTAAACAACATAGCTCTTGAAAGGTTCacccaatctacaagcttcctagagcactccttgctcaaatgaacattttccttcaaattaggtccatcACTAGCTTAatagatccactctaattttacactagaaaaattagagtatttttTTTGAGAAGTCAAtactttcctcaacaattgaagaagcaaaaatcgTAGAGAATTGTGTTGAAAATTTAGGCCAAGTGGTTGCTTGGAGGAGAGAAGGTTGAGTTTTTTTTatgtatgaaaaagtaaaaagtgTCATGTGCATTCCATgtcttgtttattgaaaaatttGCCTCCAACCTTCACCTCTCAAGCATGCATTTTATTTaagcttgtaacaattacaaaaacccatgcaattttatttaaatatctcaaacacatttgaaaccatttaaactttacttgattttactcaagcccactagttgaatacttatttctaattgggctctacaagatccaatgttatttaattaattcaaaaatagaattaatttaactatttggactctactagatccactagtgtttaattaattcaacactttaattaatttaatttagtccataataatgtttatgaaaatcataattttcaaatacattatttatttgagccatcttttaattaaggaacacttccacaaattaaaagttacatttcccataatactcttatagaagtcatatctatatttttctttgcgcttataaactcctttataagccgttcaacacattgaactctTTTTCGTCTCAAtaggatctagaaagttagcacttgtgtgaccctcaatggttcaatgatacaactggCCGTaagttcacatctcaatgtgatttgggactaaacatgtccttatatgagcataccccagttgttccattcttacttatcaactctttgataataagaacgtcagaactcaagtctaatagtacgcaaccaaccatgttaaacgcctagcagcatcgcttacatgattcccaaGGTATCAAATGAAAGTCCCTGCAAGAACTATTTCATTAtaattaacgtacagtacggtcccttcatatcatatatcccgaccgattcgacaactattggtatatccagagttgtcaaagaatcgagactatgtgtcatgtcgtagttgaatcgatggtgtaatctaagaaacccctttcttaattaccatcaatactctgataagagatttcaaactacacacacatgatatcacataggatatctatacccgaagataagcggtgaatccccgactacaatgcatcgactcctatatgtttcgacaaaacacccaatcttgccacctgatgaccccataagagtcggtaaacaagtcaaagtgcaatgctagcatatagagtctcaatgttgtcttgggtcataaggactaatggtgtacaaccataaactaggacgtttccattcgataagtaagaaccacttggaaagtccttatggagggttgttcagtgcactctacgaggagcacctatctgcatgctcggacatcacaatttcccctaccaatgaaacatggtactcaaatatgagtttcatgatactcatcatatgagtatctcatattctttctactatttgtatattcaagaactttatatatgcaactagcatgagtatacagataaagatgtgccaaaataataatttcaaatattattaaaataaatattgtttatacatagaatttcattgtgaacactcagccaacacttggctcgacgggcacctactctaataatttcccacttgcactagagccaactacccgtatgcttcaaacccattgatttgcgatgcttctcgaataatgttccagataaaggcttagttagtggatcagcaacattatctccggagccgactttgtcaatcgaaaCCTTCTTCTCTTTCCataatctctcggaggatgtggtactttctcattacatgtttggacttctgatgagaccttggctcctttgcttgagcaatggctcccgtgttgtcagaAAACACCGGGACATGAGTAACTCCATTGGGAATgatgcccaactcttggacgaaattccttatccaaatagCCTCCTTtgttgcagctgatgcagcaatgtatatgaacccagaggttgacttcgagtcatcgatatcgctttggtagctagagtcggtatagccttccaatttcagttccccacccccatagaccaagaacaatttattggtccttctcaaatacttgaggatgtctttcacagctttccaatgtggaagccCAGGTTccattgatatctactcactacacttagtgcgaaagccacgtcagaacgtgtagatatcatcccatatatgatgctaccaattgtagatgcatacggaatgcttgtcatcgccgctatctctgcatcagtcttgggagacatagacttggataaggacacgccatgacacattggtagatgtaaTCTCTTGGACTAATCCATcaagaaccgcttcacgatggtatcgaTGTATgcggactgggtgagaccaagcaatcttcttgatctatctctgtagatctgtattcccaatacaaaatatgctttacccaagtcctgcataaagaacttactcgctaaccatattttagttgattgcaacatccctacatcattcccaatgagtagaatgtcatcaacataaagcaccaggaatgtcacagcacttgcactgaccttcttatacacacatggttcctcaggattcttagtaaaacaaaactctttgattgtactttcgaatatgagtttccaactcctagatggctgctttagaccataaatagatttctgaagtttgcataccatatgctcacttccgatagatgtaaacccttcaggttgagacatgtaaatctcttccttaatatcccccatTAAAAAAGGCTGTCTTTACATCaatctgtcatatctcatagtcataccatgaagCTATGATTATCAATATCCTTataaacttgaacattgcaactggagaaaaggtttcctcaaagtcaactccttgtctttgagtatagccTTTTTCTACCAATCGTGCCTTggaggtcaataccttcccatccaacccaagtttcctcttgtaaatcaatTTACACCTTATGGGAACAGTTTTCTCAGGTGGATCCttaagattccacacttggttcaaaTGCAttgaattcatctcagattccatttcTTCAaaccacttggatgaatcggcatcatattacgcttccttgaaggttatTGGAttacatccatggttaggctcatcatggccctcttcaagaagtagaccatacctcataggttgtctcgagactctctcgaatcttctaggagcttgtatctcttctcttggctcttcgaatgtgggttctacaattgtgggtgtctctcgaacctctttgaGTTCTATAATCTTccattttctatctaatagaaatttcttttccaaaaaggttgcattcctagaaacatacacctttgtttcttggggatggtagaaataatatccaactgaattctttggatatcccacaaagtaacataaaacaGATCGACTATTCAATTTATCTCTCACTACCTgattcacataagcagggcatccccatattctaagttaagaatatttgagaggcttacccatccatatctcatatggtgtcttatcaactgcttttgaatggacattattcaacaacgttgccgctgtctcaagtacatatccccaaaaggattgcggcaactccgtgaaccccatcacaGACCAAACCATGCCTATCAAAGTCCGTTACAATGCtccaaaacaccattcaactgcggtgtagcatGCAGAGTctactgcgagagaatcccattctccctaagatactcttggaactcggcactcaagtactcaccacctcgatc
This window of the Primulina tabacum isolate GXHZ01 chromosome 4, ASM2559414v2, whole genome shotgun sequence genome carries:
- the LOC142543189 gene encoding uncharacterized protein LOC142543189 isoform X1, coding for MSHSCLCLTSKKMIFLYLFSCYQLNIWIIPLVFFKIRNLWPLQLFCGYNQVFLLPHLGEMWGKENYSQEHQRAGFVDALLSNEKVDSIIKADGANSALHEKIQMPHIVEATTGTDLNGMNRNMLAVSLLLKKEQQRKKEIIKYKVSVLLSKKFVMI
- the LOC142543189 gene encoding uncharacterized protein LOC142543189 isoform X3, producing MSHSCLCLTSKKMIFLYLFSCYQLNIWIIPLVFFKIRNLWPLQLFCGYNQVFLLPHLGEMWGKENYSQEHQRAGFVDALLSNEKVDSIIKADGANSALHEKIQMPHIVEATTGTDLNGMNRNMLAVSLLLKKEQQRDKNIGF
- the LOC142543189 gene encoding uncharacterized protein LOC142543189 isoform X2; amino-acid sequence: MSHSCLCLTSKKMIFLYLFSCYQLNIWIIPLVFFKIRNLWPLQLFCGYNQVFLLPHLGEMWGKENYSQEHQRAGFVDALLSNEKVDSIIKADGANSALHEKIQMPHIVEATTGTDLNGMNRNMLAVSLLLKKEQQRKKEIIKYKVTRILDFD